The DNA sequence ACGTAAACTAAGATCGCCACTGGCATTTTCAATTTCAATCGAGCCGTTTGTGGTTTCAACTGTTCCCAATTTTAAAAACTTAGGGATCTTGATCTCAAATTCGCAATTTGCTGCCACTTTCTTCGTCTGCGGAATTGTATTGATCTGCCAGTTTTTATCATCATTTATTTCAACTTTCAGATCATCAAGTTTATCTTCACCTTTCCAGCTTTTGATAACTGCTTTCAGTTCCACATAATCCTGATCCCAGCTTTCGATCGTTACAGAACCATTCAAGTTGAAAACATCCAGAATGTCGCCTTTTCGGGGATTGAAGGTTTCGTTGACCTCACTTCTGGCAAAATCATCGCCTTCGCTCCAATCAACATTCACAATGCTGTTCTCTTCATTCACGAAATGTTTTACAATTTTTTCGGGAGAATCTCCAATTACCGATAACGACCCTCTTACTATCAGTCTTACAAAGCCACCCAGGAGCTGTCCCCAGAAACCGGTGAGATTTGTGTTGTCTTCGCCTTCAACCAGGATTCCCTGGCTGCTGATGGAAACTTTCTCATCATCGCTGTTCACGAAAACACCTTCGGAATTCACGATTACAGATTCATCACTATCCTGATCAAATATCATCAGTTCACCATTTTCAAATTTGAAGATCTCACCATCATCGGTTTCTATATTCAGTTTATCTTTGTTGAACCAGCAGTAAACGCCATCCTTTTCGATGATATAAGCTTTTTGCATGGGAAGATAAACTTCTACTTTGGAACCGAGTGGAGATGAAATAAAAATATTCTTACCATCATTTTCTACTACTACATTTTTATCGGAATATTTAATTTCCACATCATTTCGCTCTTCAAATTCCAGAGTTTTCAATTTCACATTATCAAAATTCAGATGAACTTCATCATCCACAATATTCACGTTTTTAGAAATAGCCATCAGGATAACACTGATTATCATCAGAGAAACTACTAATATTACCTTTCTCATCATTTCCTCCTATTTAACTTCTTTGCTGTTGTAAATAAGCGTGGCAGCTGCAAACAAAGCCCCACTTACTACTACCTGAAGAAAAGATTTCCAGTTAAAGATCAACATTCTCCAGGTTTCGGCAACGAACATTCCATAGTTGATCGTTGTCGGATCACCTTCAATATTCATCTGATTATTCAAACTAACCAGATCCACAAGATATTTGAGTGGTAATGGCAAATTCCATCCCATAAGTACATTCAAAATCATGAACAGGAATTGAACTCCCAAAAGTATTCCCACTCATGTAAAAAATGCTTTATCCTTGAAAATCGAAGACAGGAAAAATGTAATACTACCGATAAGTAAAGTAATTTTTGCAAAATACAGGAACGAAACCAGCATTCCATTCAAACTGGCAATCAAAGAAAACTGCCCCAGAAATGCCAGGATGATATTGGCGATCAGGTAATTAAAGATGACAATTGCCAGTAATACAACCCAGTTTCCACCAATTGTTACCGTGTATTTGGAAAGTGATCTGAGCCAGTAACTTACAGGTTGAGAGCGATGGAACAATTCGCAATTTCTCTTTAGATCGTCGTTCAAAGCACTTTGAGTTAATGTGATGGTGAACAGCAAAGCTACAAAACCGGGCAGACTGACCATTACCATATTTATCATGTAAATGAGAGTTGGAATTTCCATATCATCCTGCATGAATTCCAAACCGGAAATGTTCAGGTCACCTCTAAAATAACCAACAGCCATCGATAGCAAAATAAGTGCGTAAAATGCCAGCGTGATCCAGAAAGGTACAAACAATGTTTTCTTACAGATGAAATAGTCTTTTATCATTAATGCTTTAAATTTTTTCATTTGATCCTCCTACTTTTTCCAGAAACAGATCGGATAAGGTTGGCTTAGAAATCTGGGCATCTGCGATCTTGATATTGCTGGGAAGGATAGCACTGTGATGTCCCAGCGTTTTGGTGATCAATCTTGGCTTGTGTTCTTGTAATAACTCTAATTTATCGGATGTAACTGTGAAGATAGAATATTCCTTTTTCAGTTCTTCGATATTTTCGTACAGAATGATCTCGCCGTCGTCGATGAATATGATGTCCTGCAGGATCTGTTCTACTTCTTCCACTTGATGCGTGGAAATGATTATCGTTTTGTTTTCGTCATAAAATTCGCCCAGGATCGTGTTGAAAAATTCCTTCCTGAAAACGATATCCAAGCCTAAAGTCGGCTCATCCAGCAGCAGCACCTGAACATCCAGAGAGAGCGTGATCAGCAGATAAAGTTTTGTTTTCATTCCTTTGGAAAGTGATGAAACTTTCTTATCTATTGGAAGATCACTTTTGGCCAGAAGATCAGTGGCTTTTTCCTGATTCCAGCTCTGGTTCAAAGCGGCTACATAATCGATGGTCTGCTTCACTGTAAGTTTATCGTCCAGGCAGCTTACGTCGGGAATGAACGCAATGTGATCGTGAATGGATTCTTTCAGTTCCGAAAGAGTTTTGCCCATTATATTCACATTTCCCTTGAATTTGAGAAAACCCAGCAGGCAACGCATCAGAGTTGATTTTCCTGCTCCGTTCTTGCCCAGCAGTCCGATAATTCTGCCTTCCGGAATTGAAAGCGTTACATTATCCAGAGCTTTCAGCTTTCCATAAAATTTGGTTAAATTGTGGGTTTCGATGAGATTCATTTGTTTCCTCCTTGCTCATAAACACTGGCGATAGATTCGATCAATTCTTGTTTGGTAATTCCCAGTGATTTACTTTTGTGTACCAGTTTTATCAGGTCGTCGTTGCGAAATTCCTGATTTTTCTTCTTGGTCAGTTTGGCTTTTGCTCCTTTTTCCACGAACATACCGATTCCTCTTTTTTTGAAGATCACTCCTTCATTCATGAGTTCACTTACAGCATTGGATACAGTTTGCGGATTCAGCCTGTATTGAGCTGCCAGCGAACGGATGGATGGTATCGGTTCTTCCTCTTTGAGGGAATTGGTAATAATGGCGTTTTCGATCTCTTCCTTGATCTGCAAGTAGATCGGAACACTGTCATCAAACTTCATATTACCTCCTCACTGTTTTAGTGTCTGGGGCAACTGGTACACTGGTGGGTTAATACGTCAAGACATTTTTTATTTTTTGTTTGTTTTGGGAAGGTCGGGATTGCTGTAGATGGTTATTTTAAAAGGGCTTGACTTGAATAATTATTTTTTTGCTTTTCAGGATTTAATTTCGGATTCGATTTGATAATGAGAAAAAACTGCCACAAAGATGCACAATGAAGAACCTTGAAAAGGTTTATAAGAAAGTAACCTCTTCGTAAACTTTTTCAAGGTTCGGCAAAATAATCCCAGACAGGGCGAGATTTAAAAACTTCGGAATGTTATCGATTTATTGTTATCTTCCGAATGTTGTATTTCTTCCAATATTTTTTTTCCAACTTATCTCAAGATTCTGCGGACCTAAGGCAAGTTTGAGAAGCTTGTCACATGCTGCAAGTTATGTGATAAGCTGGCTAATCTCGCCTTGTAATTCATTCACGAGTCAAGTCTGAGATCTTTTTCATCCTGAAGTCCAGTCTAAAAACTTTTATAGCCTTATTCCTTGCGAATGGTTAATTCAAAAAAAACAAAATTGGTGCAATCGTTTCGATTGAGCATAAAGTTTTTGCTGATCATCTTCGATCAATCTTAATCATAATTTTCGAGACGAAAAGAATAAACACTTAGACTCCACGAGACGTGAAGTCCAACAAACAATCCGTGTTCATTCGCGGCAAAGAGATTCTTCCAGTCTTCGTCTAAAAGAAATCGCGACTACGCCTTGGCTCAGTTCCGGTGGGACAGGTCGTCAATCTTCTTAGAAAGAATTTCTCAGAATGGCGGAAACAAAAGCTGTCATCCTGTCCGTTCTCCGTAGTACTACGAAGGATGAAAGTGATCCGGCAGCTGCCGGATCGTATCGAAGGATATGGAATGATTAATGATCAATCTTTCCGACAGCAATTTCAAGAATTTTCGAAAGAAGCTGACGGAAAGAATCGAGTTCAGTTCCGTCTGGACTTGAGGAGTTGTTTTGTTCTGAATTCCAGTCTGGAATTATTTTTTCTTTTGACAAATTTTGCTCAAACTCACAAGTTCGGATTTGGATTTTGAAATCAAGGGAAATTAAATGCGGATTGAATTGAAAGAATTCACAATTAAAGAGCAAAAACGCATTGCACTTTTGTTCAAATATGATAGAGAAGTAATAGAGCTGATAAAACAGATCGAAGGCAGTAAATGGTCTGCTATTGATAAGTTCTGGCATATTCCCTACCAGGAAGAAGCATATCAAAAGCTAAATAAACAGTTTAAGGATAAACTGGAATTTGTAAAATATTCGGAAGTTCCTTCAGAATATTTTGCAGCTTTGGAAAAAGAAAATTACAACGAATCGACTTTTAAAACTTATTCAAATAATTTCAGAAAGTTTCTACAATATTATCCCAACTTGAAACCAGCTGAGATCACACCTGATCAGATTAGAAAATACATAATTCATTTAGTAGATGAAAAGAAGTGTTCTCCTTCTTACCAAAACAATGTTATCACTGCAATTCGATTCTATTACACAAAAGTATTAGGTAGAGAATTAGATGATTATTATGCTCCACGTCCTCATAGACCAAAAAGCACACCCAAAGTTTTGAACGAACAGGAAGTTGCAGCCATTTTGAAACATGTAACTGATCTACGAGATAAATGCATGATTTTCCTGGTATATTCCGCAGGATTAACTCCCAGTGAGATAATTTACCTGAAACCGGATCATGTAGATTCAAAAGCGATGAAGATCTTTATTAGCAGTGCAAAAGGAGACAAGGACAGATATGTGGTTTTAGCTGATAAATTACTTATTTTATTACGAAAATACTTCAAGCAGTATAAACCGAAAGAGTGGTTATTTGAAAGCTCTCCCGGCAAACAATATTCCAGAAGAAACTTACAAAAATCCTTCCAAACTGCCGTAAAAAAGAGCGGAATAAATAAACCAGCAACCCTAACGATATTGAAAAATTCTTTTGCTGTTCATTTAATAGAAAAAGGAGTGGATATAAGATATATTCAGCAAATTCTGGGTCACAAACAATCTAAAACTACGATGAAATATTTAAAGGTCAGCAAAAAGGATATAAAAGCAATTAGAAGTCCATTGGACAGCTTAGAAATTTGAAATGAGATATTTGAAATGAGAATTTTAACGTCTTTCTGAAGATTCTT is a window from the Candidatus Cloacimonadota bacterium genome containing:
- a CDS encoding ABC transporter ATP-binding protein, producing the protein MNLIETHNLTKFYGKLKALDNVTLSIPEGRIIGLLGKNGAGKSTLMRCLLGFLKFKGNVNIMGKTLSELKESIHDHIAFIPDVSCLDDKLTVKQTIDYVAALNQSWNQEKATDLLAKSDLPIDKKVSSLSKGMKTKLYLLITLSLDVQVLLLDEPTLGLDIVFRKEFFNTILGEFYDENKTIIISTHQVEEVEQILQDIIFIDDGEIILYENIEELKKEYSIFTVTSDKLELLQEHKPRLITKTLGHHSAILPSNIKIADAQISKPTLSDLFLEKVGGSNEKI
- a CDS encoding GntR family transcriptional regulator, with amino-acid sequence MKFDDSVPIYLQIKEEIENAIITNSLKEEEPIPSIRSLAAQYRLNPQTVSNAVSELMNEGVIFKKRGIGMFVEKGAKAKLTKKKNQEFRNDDLIKLVHKSKSLGITKQELIESIASVYEQGGNK
- a CDS encoding site-specific integrase encodes the protein MRIELKEFTIKEQKRIALLFKYDREVIELIKQIEGSKWSAIDKFWHIPYQEEAYQKLNKQFKDKLEFVKYSEVPSEYFAALEKENYNESTFKTYSNNFRKFLQYYPNLKPAEITPDQIRKYIIHLVDEKKCSPSYQNNVITAIRFYYTKVLGRELDDYYAPRPHRPKSTPKVLNEQEVAAILKHVTDLRDKCMIFLVYSAGLTPSEIIYLKPDHVDSKAMKIFISSAKGDKDRYVVLADKLLILLRKYFKQYKPKEWLFESSPGKQYSRRNLQKSFQTAVKKSGINKPATLTILKNSFAVHLIEKGVDIRYIQQILGHKQSKTTMKYLKVSKKDIKAIRSPLDSLEI